In a genomic window of Flavobacterium crassostreae:
- a CDS encoding pyridoxal-phosphate dependent enzyme produces the protein MQYAENILGTIGNTPLVKLNKVTQEVAALVLAKVETFNPGNSVKDRMAVKMIEDAEADGRLQPGGTIIEGTSGNTGMGLALVAIIRGYKLICVISDKQSKEKMDILRAVGAKVVVCPTDVEPTDPRSYYSVSKRLATETPNSWYVNQYDNLSNALAHYQQTGPEIWEQTKGKITHFVVGVGTGGTISGVGKYLKEKNPNIKIWGIDTYGSVFKKYHETGIFDENEIYSYITEGIGEDILPKNVDFSLIDGFTKVTDKDAAVYTRKIALEEGIFVGNSAGAAVKGLLQLQEHFQPEDVVVVLFHDSGSRYVGKMFNDDWMRERGFLEEPITKAEDVIKEHLDKPLIVVRTEELVSHAIERMRKYKISQIPVVDTTGFVGSLDESHLFQSYLQDKNTADKPIKEIMGKPFPIVAKGTKIEAIAPLFTRDNAAVLIDLGNGKHHIITKYDIIGSIQ, from the coding sequence ATGCAATACGCCGAAAACATATTAGGTACAATAGGAAACACCCCTTTGGTGAAATTAAACAAAGTAACCCAAGAAGTAGCCGCTTTAGTACTTGCAAAAGTAGAAACGTTCAATCCAGGAAACTCCGTAAAAGACCGTATGGCAGTCAAAATGATCGAAGATGCCGAAGCAGACGGACGTTTACAACCAGGCGGCACCATCATCGAAGGCACCTCCGGAAACACCGGTATGGGACTAGCGTTGGTAGCCATCATTAGAGGCTATAAACTGATCTGTGTAATCTCAGACAAACAATCCAAAGAAAAAATGGACATCCTTAGAGCCGTAGGCGCAAAGGTAGTGGTTTGTCCTACAGATGTAGAGCCCACAGATCCAAGATCCTATTATTCGGTATCCAAGAGATTAGCCACCGAAACGCCTAACTCTTGGTACGTAAACCAATACGATAACCTATCCAATGCATTGGCCCACTACCAACAAACCGGTCCCGAAATTTGGGAACAAACCAAAGGAAAAATAACCCATTTTGTGGTAGGAGTAGGGACTGGAGGCACCATCTCTGGAGTCGGAAAATATTTAAAAGAAAAAAACCCAAATATTAAAATCTGGGGTATTGACACCTACGGTTCTGTATTTAAAAAATACCACGAAACCGGAATTTTTGACGAAAACGAAATATATTCGTACATAACCGAAGGGATAGGAGAAGACATTTTGCCCAAAAACGTAGATTTTTCTCTAATAGACGGATTCACAAAAGTAACCGATAAAGACGCTGCAGTCTACACCCGCAAGATAGCCCTCGAAGAAGGGATTTTTGTAGGCAACTCCGCAGGAGCAGCCGTAAAGGGACTCCTACAACTACAAGAACATTTTCAGCCCGAAGACGTCGTAGTAGTGCTTTTCCATGACTCCGGAAGCCGATATGTAGGCAAAATGTTCAATGATGATTGGATGCGCGAAAGAGGTTTTCTAGAAGAGCCCATAACCAAAGCCGAAGACGTTATCAAAGAACACCTAGACAAACCATTAATAGTAGTACGCACAGAGGAGTTAGTATCGCACGCCATAGAACGCATGCGCAAATACAAAATATCTCAAATTCCAGTTGTAGATACCACTGGGTTTGTGGGTTCGCTTGATGAATCTCACTTGTTCCAAAGTTACCTACAAGACAAAAATACCGCAGACAAACCCATCAAAGAAATCATGGGAAAACCATTTCCGATAGTGGCCAAAGGAACCAAAATTGAAGCTATAGCCCCTTTATTCACCAGAGACAATGCGGCTGTTTTGATTGATTTAGGCAACGGAAAACACCATATTATTACAAAATACGATATTATAGGATCTATCCAATAG
- a CDS encoding putative porin: MRTLLYIYILLIPTLVLSQVVSEKPSSSKPESQANAPSLDPNASPKTPTIDQYRFINIERDTTYLDTSLTIQKEYRFNYLRKDNFGLLAFSNEGQTYNTLHYGLEKTTAYPEFGFKAKHFNFLEAQDITYNSVATPLTELYFKTVMQKGQSLDAFFTLNLNPRLNLSIAYKGLRSQGRYINQLASTGNFRFTASYNTLNQRYYANAHYTYQDILNQENGGITTLLDFESKDPTYANREKLQVYFTDAKSFLKGKRLFIDHFFQLNANKGANNLYLGHQFNYENKFFEFNQANVASKVGTTTVYRFGDTYTNSGINDQTHYNKMYNKAGLTYQNRTLGSLQLFADHFTSNYYYYQILIKNQQTIPASLNRNLYNLGTQYDYKKHQWASKILYSKSLTKQSMSNLEAVLQYDLDTQNHFKLHYQNTHKLANDNYILHQSSYLGYNWSKDFSPEKINALTLDATTAWVSATVQLKTLKDHLYFTNTATNASQQIITPQQYQNTINYLSIKASKAFTFGKLALDNTLLYQKVTQPQAILNVPQLVTRNTLYYTDYLFDKALFFQTGVTLNYFTKYQANAYNPILGEFFVQNKKEIGNYPNLDFFINAKIQRTRIYLKAEHFNSSLTGNNFYASPNQPYHDFMIRFGLVWNFLN; encoded by the coding sequence ATGAGAACCCTTCTTTATATCTATATACTCCTAATTCCGACACTTGTGTTATCTCAGGTTGTGTCAGAAAAACCATCCAGTTCTAAACCCGAAAGCCAAGCAAATGCACCTTCTTTAGATCCAAATGCCTCTCCAAAAACCCCTACAATAGACCAATACCGTTTTATAAACATCGAACGCGATACCACTTATTTAGATACTTCTTTGACCATTCAAAAAGAATACCGTTTTAATTATCTGCGTAAAGACAATTTTGGTCTGTTAGCATTTTCTAACGAAGGACAAACCTACAATACCCTACACTATGGTTTAGAGAAAACCACTGCTTATCCAGAATTTGGTTTCAAAGCCAAGCATTTTAATTTTCTAGAAGCGCAAGACATAACCTACAATTCTGTAGCGACACCCCTAACGGAGCTATACTTTAAAACCGTAATGCAAAAAGGGCAGTCCTTAGACGCTTTTTTTACCCTAAATTTAAATCCAAGGCTTAATCTTTCAATAGCATACAAAGGGTTACGATCCCAAGGAAGGTATATAAACCAACTTGCAAGTACCGGTAATTTTAGATTTACCGCAAGTTACAATACCCTAAACCAACGTTATTATGCCAATGCACATTACACCTACCAAGATATTTTAAATCAAGAAAACGGTGGCATTACTACCCTTTTGGACTTTGAAAGCAAAGATCCCACCTATGCTAACCGAGAAAAATTACAAGTTTACTTTACCGATGCCAAATCTTTTCTAAAAGGCAAACGCCTATTTATAGATCATTTTTTTCAACTCAACGCCAACAAAGGAGCCAACAACCTCTACCTTGGGCACCAGTTTAATTATGAAAACAAATTTTTTGAGTTCAACCAAGCCAATGTTGCATCCAAGGTAGGAACCACCACCGTATACCGTTTTGGAGACACCTATACCAATAGCGGCATCAACGACCAGACCCATTATAACAAAATGTACAACAAAGCCGGACTGACCTACCAAAACCGCACTTTGGGTAGCCTGCAACTTTTTGCAGACCATTTTACGAGCAACTACTACTATTACCAAATTCTGATAAAAAACCAACAAACCATACCCGCCTCCTTGAACAGAAACCTCTACAATCTAGGCACACAATACGATTACAAAAAACACCAATGGGCCAGCAAAATTTTGTATTCAAAATCCCTGACAAAACAATCCATGTCCAATCTAGAGGCCGTTTTGCAATACGATTTAGACACCCAAAACCACTTTAAGCTACACTACCAAAACACCCATAAGCTGGCCAATGACAACTATATTTTGCACCAAAGCAGCTACCTAGGCTACAACTGGTCCAAAGACTTCAGCCCCGAAAAAATAAACGCCCTAACCCTAGATGCCACCACAGCCTGGGTTAGCGCCACAGTACAGTTAAAAACCCTAAAAGACCACTTGTATTTTACAAATACCGCCACCAATGCCAGCCAACAAATAATAACCCCCCAACAATACCAAAACACCATCAACTACCTTAGCATAAAAGCAAGCAAAGCCTTTACTTTTGGAAAACTAGCATTAGACAACACCCTTTTGTATCAAAAAGTAACCCAACCACAAGCCATACTAAATGTACCCCAATTAGTCACCCGAAACACCCTTTACTACACGGATTATCTTTTTGATAAAGCCTTGTTTTTTCAAACCGGAGTTACCCTAAACTACTTCACCAAGTACCAAGCCAACGCATACAACCCCATTCTAGGAGAGTTTTTTGTTCAAAATAAAAAAGAAATAGGCAACTACCCCAATTTAGATTTTTTTATCAACGCAAAAATCCAAAGAACCAGAATTTACCTAAAAGCAGAACATTTTAACTCCTCCTTGACCGGCAATAATTTTTATGCAAGCCCGAACCAACCATACCATGATTTTATGATTCGTTTTGGATTAGTCTGGAACTTCTTAAATTAA
- a CDS encoding ribonuclease HII produces MLKKKYSSFVLEAGADEAGRGCLAGPVTAAAVIMPADFENTYLKDSKKLSEKIRQKLRPIIEQQAVCFAVSHLEPLEIDQINILNASIKAMQESVLQLHPKPEYVIVDGNSAFIQKKWQQNSSGKIFTLTEKEWLASIPNQCIIQGDAKYQSIAAASVLAKTYRDAYMERIHEEFPMYNWKQNKGYPTKEHREAIRKYGVTKYHRMTFRLLPEQLKIAFEVL; encoded by the coding sequence ATGCTCAAAAAAAAGTATTCTTCTTTTGTCTTAGAGGCCGGAGCTGACGAAGCCGGACGCGGTTGCCTTGCGGGTCCAGTAACTGCAGCAGCGGTAATAATGCCTGCTGATTTTGAAAATACTTATTTAAAGGACAGTAAAAAACTCTCTGAAAAAATACGTCAAAAATTACGACCCATTATTGAACAACAGGCTGTATGCTTTGCGGTATCGCATCTGGAACCTTTAGAAATTGACCAAATCAATATCTTAAATGCTTCTATAAAAGCAATGCAAGAAAGTGTGTTGCAATTGCATCCAAAACCAGAATACGTGATTGTGGATGGCAATAGTGCTTTTATCCAAAAAAAATGGCAGCAAAATAGTTCTGGCAAAATTTTTACCCTTACGGAAAAAGAATGGCTTGCTTCTATCCCTAATCAATGCATCATCCAAGGAGATGCTAAATACCAGAGTATTGCAGCGGCTTCGGTGCTTGCAAAAACGTATCGGGATGCATATATGGAACGGATTCATGAGGAATTTCCGATGTATAACTGGAAACAAAACAAAGGCTACCCTACCAAAGAACACCGAGAAGCTATCCGAAAATATGGCGTGACTAAATACCACCGAATGACTTTCAGACTGCTACCCGAACAACTAAAAATAGCTTTTGAGGTGCTCTAA
- a CDS encoding transporter, producing MKNPIILCLFALLSFQISSAAVVKDSIFRFSFQKMQLESALRMDCDACGCSASGGSMGFSSMLNKNFVGVRYFNQSYSSRDGIFANSPWIAEDFNTTQIWGKIPVTNKIKVAALIPYHFHNRALTAGTEKISGLGDMTLMATYLVYQTQKDSTLLDHNLQIGGGLKMPTGKFSEANNRGTVNQSFQLGTGSWDYLLLAEYVVKKKKLGLNTMVNYNLKTENEKKYQFGNQLNYSSTLFYLFTAQNIQVVPQFGVAGEVYETNKQHGQKVHDTAGDVLFSKFGLEIGKDKFSLGLNGMLPLSQNLSNGNMEANSRWSVHLNYSL from the coding sequence ATGAAAAACCCAATAATACTATGTTTGTTTGCTCTTTTGTCTTTTCAGATATCTAGTGCTGCAGTTGTCAAGGATAGCATTTTTAGATTTAGCTTTCAAAAAATGCAATTAGAATCGGCCCTTCGGATGGATTGTGATGCTTGTGGGTGTTCTGCAAGTGGTGGAAGTATGGGGTTTAGCTCCATGTTGAATAAAAATTTTGTAGGTGTACGTTATTTTAATCAAAGCTATTCTAGCAGAGACGGTATTTTTGCAAACTCTCCTTGGATTGCCGAAGATTTCAACACCACCCAAATTTGGGGCAAAATTCCGGTGACTAACAAAATAAAGGTAGCAGCCTTGATTCCTTATCATTTTCATAATAGAGCCTTAACGGCAGGTACCGAAAAGATTAGTGGTCTAGGAGATATGACTCTGATGGCAACCTATTTGGTTTACCAAACCCAAAAAGACAGCACCCTATTGGATCACAACCTGCAAATAGGTGGTGGTCTAAAAATGCCAACCGGAAAATTTAGTGAGGCAAATAATCGGGGCACTGTTAATCAAAGTTTTCAATTAGGTACTGGTAGTTGGGATTACCTATTGCTAGCAGAGTATGTGGTCAAAAAGAAAAAATTAGGACTCAATACCATGGTTAACTACAACCTAAAGACAGAGAACGAAAAAAAATACCAGTTTGGTAACCAATTAAATTACAGCAGCACTCTATTTTATTTGTTTACTGCCCAAAACATACAAGTAGTGCCCCAATTTGGAGTGGCTGGAGAGGTTTATGAAACCAATAAACAACACGGACAAAAGGTCCACGATACAGCAGGAGACGTACTTTTTAGCAAATTTGGTTTAGAGATTGGCAAAGACAAATTTTCATTAGGACTCAATGGCATGTTGCCTTTAAGTCAAAATTTATCCAATGGCAACATGGAAGCAAATTCCCGTTGGAGTGTCCATTTAAACTACAGTTTATAA
- a CDS encoding cytochrome-c peroxidase, with protein sequence MKIKHFLWLVFPILINCSDSDQDAKYINLPLDFSVPSNFPNLAYDIAANPPTEKGFELGKKLFYDGRLASDGLVSCGFCHLQENAFTHHGHTVSHGVDNALGIRNAPAIQNMAYQRIYMYDGATSHLDLQPIIPLTSTVEMNGDLNRILAMMKADPNYRELFKVSFKDGAVSIENMLKALSQFMVMLTSSNSKFDHYRRNEAGGTLTKEEMAGYTIFKNKCASCHATDLMTDDSFRNNGLAINPLINDVGRYRVTEQATDYYKFKVPSLRNVAVTAPYMHDGRFGSLASVLNHYSTAVVDGATLDPILKQNGKLGITLSETDKEQLIAFLNTLTDYQYLTDKRFSEF encoded by the coding sequence ATGAAAATAAAACATTTTCTTTGGCTAGTATTCCCTATATTGATTAATTGCTCAGATTCGGACCAAGACGCTAAGTATATAAACCTGCCGTTGGATTTTTCGGTGCCATCCAATTTTCCAAATTTGGCTTACGATATTGCTGCAAATCCTCCAACTGAAAAAGGGTTTGAGTTGGGCAAAAAATTATTTTATGATGGCCGTTTGGCTTCCGATGGATTGGTATCGTGTGGGTTTTGTCACCTACAAGAAAATGCGTTTACTCACCACGGACATACTGTTAGTCATGGTGTGGACAATGCTTTAGGTATCCGGAATGCTCCAGCAATTCAAAACATGGCGTACCAACGTATTTATATGTATGACGGAGCAACAAGCCATCTGGATTTGCAACCCATAATTCCTTTGACCAGCACCGTAGAGATGAATGGCGATCTAAACCGCATTCTTGCCATGATGAAGGCGGATCCAAACTACCGTGAATTGTTTAAAGTTTCCTTTAAAGATGGTGCTGTTTCGATAGAGAACATGCTCAAGGCGCTGTCTCAATTTATGGTTATGCTTACCTCGTCTAATTCTAAATTTGACCATTACAGACGCAATGAAGCCGGAGGAACCCTTACCAAGGAAGAAATGGCGGGATATACTATTTTTAAAAATAAATGTGCCTCATGCCATGCAACGGATTTAATGACAGATGATTCTTTTAGAAACAATGGCTTGGCAATTAACCCTCTAATCAATGATGTAGGACGTTATAGAGTAACGGAGCAAGCAACTGATTACTACAAATTTAAAGTGCCCAGTTTGCGTAATGTGGCAGTAACAGCTCCTTATATGCATGATGGCCGTTTTGGTAGCTTAGCCTCAGTACTGAATCATTATAGCACAGCGGTAGTAGATGGAGCAACTTTAGATCCTATTTTAAAACAAAACGGAAAATTAGGAATTACGCTTTCAGAAACCGATAAAGAGCAATTGATCGCTTTTTTAAATACCTTAACCGATTATCAATATCTTACCGATAAACGATTTTCAGAATTTTAA